CCTGTAGCGCCGCTTTTTTCGGGATGGAACTGCGTACCCATCACATTGTTTTTCCCAACAACTGCCGGAACGTCGACATCATAAGCAGCCGTCGCCCACACTTCATTTGGATCTGTATCAGCGATGTAGTAAGAATGGACAAAATAAACGTGACCTTCTGGAACCCCTTGCAGTAATGGGGCGTCACCATTTGTATAGGATAGCCGGTTCCAGCCCATATGTGGAACTTTATAGCCCGTTCCGTCAGAAAAAGCGCCTGAAAATCGCTTTGCCTGGCCTTTTAATAGTCCCAAGCCACGGGTATTTCCCTTCTCCTCGCTTGCTTCGTATAAAAGCTGCATGCCTAAACAAATACCGAGCAAAGGGACACCAGCTTGCACCTGCTCAACAAGCCATTTGTCGAACCCGTTTTGCTGAAGGGCGGTCGCAGCGTCTTTAAAGGCGCCGACACCTGGTAATAGTAACCCCTTCGCATGCGCGAGTTCATCCGGATTTGCTGACAGGACATAATCGTACTCAAGACGTTCGAG
The sequence above is drawn from the Litoribacterium kuwaitense genome and encodes:
- the hisH gene encoding imidazole glycerol phosphate synthase subunit HisH; its protein translation is MIGIVDYGMGNLFSVSKALERLEYDYVLSANPDELAHAKGLLLPGVGAFKDAATALQQNGFDKWLVEQVQAGVPLLGICLGMQLLYEASEEKGNTRGLGLLKGQAKRFSGAFSDGTGYKVPHMGWNRLSYTNGDAPLLQGVPEGHVYFVHSYYIADTDPNEVWATAAYDVDVPAVVGKNNVMGTQFHPEKSGATGMEILRAFAMQTEGEGKKA